A genomic stretch from Deltaproteobacteria bacterium includes:
- a CDS encoding TVP38/TMEM64 family protein — MNRGPLFQLVPFLIVFVTVAFITTQLGIDAQTIEVWLDGKGIWGPLMFIAVFAVLQALFVSAHIFIMAANAVWLPAEAIFYSWLGAMGSGLISFVFARFVARQWVQQRLPEKIKEYDHKLEDSGFLTVLILRTFLFTSPPLQLGLGVSRVKFWPFLAGTALGNIPPILLSTFAASSILAWFQS; from the coding sequence ATGAATCGCGGCCCACTTTTTCAGCTTGTACCGTTCCTCATCGTGTTCGTTACCGTTGCCTTTATAACCACTCAATTGGGAATAGATGCCCAAACCATCGAAGTCTGGTTAGACGGCAAGGGAATCTGGGGGCCTTTAATGTTCATCGCGGTTTTCGCCGTGTTACAGGCGCTCTTTGTTTCCGCTCATATATTTATCATGGCCGCCAATGCGGTTTGGCTACCTGCCGAAGCGATTTTCTATAGCTGGCTGGGTGCCATGGGCTCGGGGCTAATCTCGTTTGTCTTCGCTCGCTTTGTGGCTCGTCAATGGGTTCAGCAAAGACTTCCAGAAAAAATTAAAGAATACGACCACAAGCTTGAAGATTCTGGCTTTCTCACTGTGCTCATCCTTAGAACGTTTCTCTTTACCAGCCCACCTCTTCAGCTTGGGCTCGGGGTCTCAAGGGTTAAGTTCTGGCCATTTCTCGCAGGCACCGCCCTAGGAAATATCCCTCCAATTTTACTATCAACATTTGCTGCGTCATCTATTTTGGCCTGGTTTCAAAGCTAG